A single window of Sander lucioperca isolate FBNREF2018 chromosome 22, SLUC_FBN_1.2, whole genome shotgun sequence DNA harbors:
- the usp22 gene encoding ubiquitin carboxyl-terminal hydrolase 22 isoform X2 produces the protein MCQDYIYDKDMEQIAKEEQRKAWKMQGIGEKYSTWEPTKRELELLRHNPKRRRITSNCTIGLRGLINLGNTCFMNCIVQALTHTPLLRDFFLSDRHKCEMQSNSCLVCEMSQLFQEFYSGHRSPHIPFRLLHLVWTHARHLAGYEQQDAHEFLIAALDVLHRHCKDDNGKKANNPNHCNCIIDQIFTGGLQSDVTCQVCHGVSTTIDPFWDISLDLPGSSTPFWPLSPGGDGSALNGESHTTGATTLTDCLRRFTRPEHLGSSAKIKCSGCHSYQESTKQLTMKKLPIVACFHLKRFEHSAKLRRKITTYVSFPLELDMTPFMASSKESRMNGQYQQTVDPFNNDNKYSLFAVVNHQGTLESGHYTTFIRQHKDQWFKCDDAIITKASIKDVLDSEGYLLFYHKQFLEYE, from the exons ATGTGCCAAGACTACATTTACGACAAAGACATGGAACAGATTGCCAAAGAGGAACAGAGGAAAGCCTGGAAAATGCAAG GCATAGGGGAGAAGTACTCAACGTGGGAGCCCACCAAGAGGGAGCTAGAGCTGCTCCGCCACAACCCCAAGAGGAGGAGAATCACCTCCAACTGTACTATCG GCCTGCGAGGTCTGATAAACCTGGGCAACACGTGCTTCATGAACTGCATCGTCCAGGCGCTGACGCACACTCCGCTGCTGCGTGACTTCTTCCTGTCCGACCGTCACAAATGCGAGATGCAGAGCAACTCCTGTTTGGTGTGTGAGATGTCGCAACTCTTCCAGGAG TTCTACTCAGGCCACCGGTCGCCACACATCCCCTTCCGTCTTCTTCACCTGGTGTGGACCCACGCCCGCCACCTGGCCGGCTACGAGCAGCAGGACGCCCACGAGTTCCTCATCGCGGCGCTGGACGTCCTGCACAGACACTGCAAAG ATGACAACGGGAAGAAAGCCAACAACCCCAACCACTGTAACTGCATCATCGACCAAATCTTCACCGGGGGCCTGCAGTCTGACGTCACCTGTCAAGTCTGCCA CGGTGTCTCGACAACCATAGACCCGTTCTGGGACATCAGCCTGGACCTGCCGGGCTCCTCCACCCCGTTCTGGCCCCTCAGCCCTGGAGGAGACGGGTCTGCACTCAACGGAGAGAGTCACACCACCGGGGCCACAACACTCACAGACTGTCTGCGCAG GTTCACCAGGCCAGAGCACCTCGGCAGCAGTGCTAAGATCAAGTGCAGCGGTTGCCATAGTTACCAGGAGTCCACCAAGCAGCTGACCATGAAGAAGCTGCCCATCGTGGCCTGCTTTCACCTCAAA AGGTTTGAGCATTCAGCCAAACTGCGGCGGAAGATCACGACTTACGTCTCCTTCCCGTTGGAGCTGGACATGACCCCCTTCATGGCCTCCAG TAAAGAGAGCAGGATGAATGGGCAGTACCAGCAGACCGTGGACCCCTTCAACAATGACAACAA GTACAGTCTATTTGCAGTAGTGAACCACCAGGGGACACTAGAGAGCGGACATTACACAACCTTCATCCGCCAGCACAAGGACCAGTGGTTCAAATGTGATGATGCCATCATCACCAAGGCCAGCATCAAGGATGTCCTGGATAGTGAAGG GTACCTTTTGTTTTATCACAAACAGTTCCTGGAGTACGAGTAG
- the usp22 gene encoding ubiquitin carboxyl-terminal hydrolase 22 isoform X1, with amino-acid sequence MSPAGCPHVNGFKVDNWKQNLRVIYQCFVWSGSAETRKRKAKSCICHMCGAHLNRLHSCLYCVFFACFAKKHIHEHAKSKRHNLAIDLLYGGIYCFMCQDYIYDKDMEQIAKEEQRKAWKMQGIGEKYSTWEPTKRELELLRHNPKRRRITSNCTIGLRGLINLGNTCFMNCIVQALTHTPLLRDFFLSDRHKCEMQSNSCLVCEMSQLFQEFYSGHRSPHIPFRLLHLVWTHARHLAGYEQQDAHEFLIAALDVLHRHCKDDNGKKANNPNHCNCIIDQIFTGGLQSDVTCQVCHGVSTTIDPFWDISLDLPGSSTPFWPLSPGGDGSALNGESHTTGATTLTDCLRRFTRPEHLGSSAKIKCSGCHSYQESTKQLTMKKLPIVACFHLKRFEHSAKLRRKITTYVSFPLELDMTPFMASSKESRMNGQYQQTVDPFNNDNKYSLFAVVNHQGTLESGHYTTFIRQHKDQWFKCDDAIITKASIKDVLDSEGYLLFYHKQFLEYE; translated from the exons GCCAAGTCGTGTATCTGCCACATGTGTGGTGCCCACCTCAACAGACTCCACTCATGCCTCTACTGCGTCTTCTTCGCCTGCTTTGCCAAAAAACACATCCACGAGCACGCCAAGAGCAAAAGGCATAACCTAG CCATTGACCTGCTGTATGGAGGAATCTACTGTTTTATGTGCCAAGACTACATTTACGACAAAGACATGGAACAGATTGCCAAAGAGGAACAGAGGAAAGCCTGGAAAATGCAAG GCATAGGGGAGAAGTACTCAACGTGGGAGCCCACCAAGAGGGAGCTAGAGCTGCTCCGCCACAACCCCAAGAGGAGGAGAATCACCTCCAACTGTACTATCG GCCTGCGAGGTCTGATAAACCTGGGCAACACGTGCTTCATGAACTGCATCGTCCAGGCGCTGACGCACACTCCGCTGCTGCGTGACTTCTTCCTGTCCGACCGTCACAAATGCGAGATGCAGAGCAACTCCTGTTTGGTGTGTGAGATGTCGCAACTCTTCCAGGAG TTCTACTCAGGCCACCGGTCGCCACACATCCCCTTCCGTCTTCTTCACCTGGTGTGGACCCACGCCCGCCACCTGGCCGGCTACGAGCAGCAGGACGCCCACGAGTTCCTCATCGCGGCGCTGGACGTCCTGCACAGACACTGCAAAG ATGACAACGGGAAGAAAGCCAACAACCCCAACCACTGTAACTGCATCATCGACCAAATCTTCACCGGGGGCCTGCAGTCTGACGTCACCTGTCAAGTCTGCCA CGGTGTCTCGACAACCATAGACCCGTTCTGGGACATCAGCCTGGACCTGCCGGGCTCCTCCACCCCGTTCTGGCCCCTCAGCCCTGGAGGAGACGGGTCTGCACTCAACGGAGAGAGTCACACCACCGGGGCCACAACACTCACAGACTGTCTGCGCAG GTTCACCAGGCCAGAGCACCTCGGCAGCAGTGCTAAGATCAAGTGCAGCGGTTGCCATAGTTACCAGGAGTCCACCAAGCAGCTGACCATGAAGAAGCTGCCCATCGTGGCCTGCTTTCACCTCAAA AGGTTTGAGCATTCAGCCAAACTGCGGCGGAAGATCACGACTTACGTCTCCTTCCCGTTGGAGCTGGACATGACCCCCTTCATGGCCTCCAG TAAAGAGAGCAGGATGAATGGGCAGTACCAGCAGACCGTGGACCCCTTCAACAATGACAACAA GTACAGTCTATTTGCAGTAGTGAACCACCAGGGGACACTAGAGAGCGGACATTACACAACCTTCATCCGCCAGCACAAGGACCAGTGGTTCAAATGTGATGATGCCATCATCACCAAGGCCAGCATCAAGGATGTCCTGGATAGTGAAGG GTACCTTTTGTTTTATCACAAACAGTTCCTGGAGTACGAGTAG